The following is a genomic window from Neomonachus schauinslandi chromosome 15, ASM220157v2, whole genome shotgun sequence.
AAACACACAATCTGTAGCCTTCTCATtattggcttcttccacttagtgctatgcatttaagattcctccatgccttttcatggcttgatagctcatttcttcttagcgctgaataatattcccgtGTCTGggttgttaaaaacaagacaagacCAGGCCTCAAATAAATTCCTTTATGCTAAGTCCCAAGTCACCTTCACCATTACCgtttcagctctcccagaaatggaatcttaaaccagctGATCAGGAATCGCCTGATGAACCCAtgccatcccctaaaggaaaatAACCTTGCAATAACCAACCTGCTTTTTTTTGCCTGGTATAGCTCCCTTGTTTCTGCTTCCTGCTGCCtgtaaaagtctttcattttgtacagctcctcggagctcctttctgtctgctagattggatgctgctgggttcaaatacatttttgttaaccTCTTAACAtgtttaatatgcctcagtttatcttttagcATGGTGTACACACCTTAGTTTTTGACATTATGAATAAGGCTTCCATAAACATTTCTGTGCAGCTTTTTGTGTAgacgtaagttttcaactcctttggtaAATACCAACAGGCACAATGGCTAGATCGTATGATAAAAGTATGTTAGTTTGGTAAGAAACTGACAAACCGccttccaaagcagctgcaccattttgcattctctaCCAGCAATGCAGGgaagttcctgttgctccacagcCTTagcagcatttggtggtgtcagtgttgtgggttttggccattctgataggtgtgtaccAGTATTTGCATTTCCCCGAAGACACTGGGGAGcacttttcatctttgtatttgcCATCtgttatcttctttggtgaagtgtctgttagggtctttgttttttgtgtattttgaatacagtcctttatcagatgtatcttttgcaaatattttctcccaattgtctatggcttattttattattctcttgagtgtgatttctttttgttgatccataatgtattaaattttatgggacacatgggtggctcagtcagttgagcatctgcctttggctcaggtcatgattctgggctcctgggactgagtcccacgtcgggctccctgctcggcgggaagcctgcttctcccgctccctctgccagccgctccccctgcttgtgctctctctctctcaaataaataaataaaatctttaaaaaaatttttttatactaggaagtatattttttgttaatttggtGGGCCAAGAAACTATGATGTTTTATAGTGGCTTTCAAACTTGACATTATTTTCAACTTTGTATACAAATAGTCTGAACAGTCTGTGAGCCCTGGTACGTTTGGTTGTGACTTGGTTTTCTGAGCTGCTGTTAAATCTGGAAGGTTTAATGTTTTTATCAGGAGTAGCTCTGCCCCAATTCTGTGAGAACTGagacagaaaatttaaagaaaaaactgattGCCGTTTTAGAGACATCAAATCCAAAAGAGACTCATTTGGGCATTTCTTTTCGGCAGCATTTCAATTCGTAGgtcctcttattttcttttcttccttaaaatgttGTCAGATATTCCCAATTCTTCAATCTTCTTTGTTTATATTCTAAgcttgtttggcttttttttttcccccttctattttacattttaaaagggatCTTTGGGGATAATTGTCACATGAACTGAAAGCAAAGTCTTTTAATGACTCATCTTGTAGACACTGTGAGAGCATATTGAGAAAAAAGCAGatgtttttttctctgcttcttttatGTTGTTACAACCATTCAAATAAAAGAGGAGTACAGCAAATGTTGTCAGCTGGCATGTTGGGTAAGTAGTCTGTCGAATTGATGTGGCTGTCAGAGCGAGCCAGGCAGGAGCATCTGGGCTCCCTTTCCTCCTGAAGGTGGCTGGACCCAAATCCACACTGTGTGTGTGCTATTTTGTGAAAATGATTTGCTTTGCATCCAGAACTTGCTTTAGACTGAAGGCCATCATGGGGCATCCCGATTGGATGGGGGACTGTGGTGCAGTCGAAAGAATCCCcccaaggcagaacaaaagagatagaagtttattgaatacacggCAAGGGCGCAGCGGGCAGGACCTCAAAAGAGATAGTCTGCCACGAGGTGGTGGTGAGGGGCTATAGTTACAGGGTGGAGTGAGGGAGTATGGGGGCagatggaattttcccttttctggtAACCTCAGAACTGTgtctggttgtaagtagcccattggtcagttaggACCTGTGGTTTAACGAGCCTGTTTGCATTCAGCCTGGTGGTCGCCGTGGGCCCTTTTGCCTTGTTCAactttccattgctcaagcctcaATGTTACAGTCATCATCTTGGCACCAGCAAACCCTCTGACTTAGGCACCATTTTGGCCTGTCTCCTTACTTTGCAGAATAAATAAGGTGCACTGTGTTTGGTATAcagtctgtttcctttcctgagAGATCAGCtttatcatttaattcttttCTGGATCAGGATAATCATTGCAAGTGAAAGTGTAAATAGTGAAAGGCAAATAGCCCAAAGCAAGGCATGATTATTTGCACCTTTCATGTTAAATAGTGATACACTAGATGAGCCCCAGCACATGCACACAGTACCATCATGCCCTCCAAGACTGGACCTTCCAAGACTAATTTTCTATGTTTATAGACTTCACTATTAAATACCAAGTGCTTAACTATACCAGACACTGTTGTAAGTACTTGGTCTTTCAGATAGCAGTCCCACTCTGAGGCTATCTAGGGGCCCCATCCTAATTATCCTCATTACCATAAACTCAGGGGTGCTCAAAGGGGCtcatatgaataacaaaagaccctcctatcacccaggaaatcccaggggttttaggagctctgtgctacAACTGGGGACAAacccaaatatatttcttaatttattacaACTAGTATAGATCTGAGCTACAAGGTGACTCTTGGTAAGTAGTTAGCGACTGAATAGTTATTGTTCTATTATGCTTTTGAAAATACGGAAACGTGGCAGATTCAGAGGGAAGCCCTGGCATCATAAGGTGTAGACATGGAAGGAACCTCAGAGAATATTTAAAGCTTAGGACATGGTTACAGAAAAGTCTTCCTAATTCCCAATATAGCACAGAAACACACCTCTGTGTCCTAAATCTTGGTGCAAACTGATCCCCACCCCGACTCCACCCAAAGCTAAGTCACCTAAATCTGTTGGGGTGCAGGACCCCAGTCCATTTCCTTATTATCTGAGCAGATGCATCATTTCACACCCCATGGCCCATGATTTCTCTTGactgtcttctttctgttctaGCCACTCCTGCAGCCttaagttttgttgttttctctcttgccaattttttcttaaatctgaagaatacagaaatatttttattttttcatttaatgatgCAAAACACAAATGCTGATGTGACATACATTCACATACAACTTTTTCTCTCACGTTTACAACTCAACAGATTGGTGAATCCAAAGGAACTAGTATAATCACTATATGGAGCATATCATATTAGTATTTCAATAGTTTATTCCGACCCATTGCTTCTTTTATACTCTAAAACATCTTCATTATGTTGTCTGATGAGATAGATCCACAAGAAGACGGAGGTGCCCAAGGTCAGTCCAACTTTCAGCCAGTCAGGTCTGTCATGTGGCGGCTCCCGAATGTAGAACTTTGCGCTGAAAAGCCGCTTGGGAGCCTTGGCAGGAGCCAGCAGCTTGGAGAACGGGTGCAACAACGCGGGCAGCGCCATCTTGCTAGGCAGGGCTTCTCTTGCCAAGTTTCTAAAAGGATTTTCTTGGAGCCAAAAGACAGGAGCCGTGTCCTTAAAGGAGGTAAAAAGTCCAAAAGCATGCTTTAAGTGTCCAGTAAGAAACCACTCATCCTGGCACAGAGAGGGAAGAATTGCCTTGATAATGGTCACCTATGTAATCCTTTCTATTTAAGCAGTCTCCTCCTTTGCACTGTGGTCTCTGGATGGCTGGGCTATTCATCTGCGGGTAGTGGCCAGCTCACAATGGGTTGTTGCTGCtactgttaaccttaaaaataaataaaaccagtcattttaccagcaaaagatgggtttatttgggaagagCAAAAAATGGCTTTACATCACAAACAAAAGACAGCAGAACCACACGCAGGTCCACACACCAAAGGAGAGCAGGCTCTTTTATGGCGCAAAGGCGCTGCCGGGAGGGCTGCTGTAAACGgaaagtccattggagtaaactgggagttggACGTATGggggcttctcattggctgagctgtgacagtctgtcattggctgggctgtgcctctctctcattggctgggctatgactgtctctcattggctgggttgTTGCTTGGTGAAGAGGaaaccttccttcctcctgctggcgTAGTAAGTAATAGCTGACCTTCCTGAGGCCTTGCACCTTTGGTCTCTTCCTATTGGATCTACCATGGACAGCCcaactccattttagtgaggttttcctttattaattttcacactattaattttttttaaagtaagctctacccccagtgtggggcttgaactcatgaccctgagagcaagagtcctatattctactgactgaaccagccaggcgccccccccccttttttttttttaagatttttatttatttatttgacagagagagacacagcgagagagggaacacaagcagggggagtgggagagggagaggcaggcttcccgcggagcagggagcccgacgcggggctcgatcccagcagcctgggatcatgacctgcgccgaaggcagacgcttaacgcctgagctacacaggcgcccctccccaatttttttttttttaggaaagaaagTTATAATAACCTGTTTGGAAAAGCCCATTAGTGGTACatcattatttgtttcttggcGCCAGAACAATGAATGCTGTGTATAGCTGCCTGTAAACTTTTCTTATTGCTACGAGCTGATCAGCTGCAGTGAAGTAACCTGAGGTGTGTTCTATGTTCCAGTGCAGAAGGTATGCATACCTTGAATTCCCTGTATTTGTACCTCTCTTAGTACCATACCCATCTCAAGTGTATGATAGGGTGATGgatgtaggggccaagggcaggattccccaagatgggccactttggcgtgaagattattttgaaatgcaattttattttatttttaaaagattctatttatttatttgacagagagcgagagagagaacacaaacggggagtggcaggcagagggagagggagaaacaggcccccccccccgccccccccccagcagggagccccatgtgggacttgatcccaggactctgggatcatgacctaagccaacggcagaggcttaactgactgagccacccaggcgcccctcaatcattattttaaaagcaatcaaaacccagcagattcaggagaAGCTCCTTACCTCTGCTCAACTGCCTAAATTCACATCAGAAAGGAGACTGTATCAGAAAGAGGGCCATTAACAGAGATTCTTTTTTACCTAAGAAACGTATACGTATAACAGGgcaatctttgttttctaaacatttcttttttttttttttttaaagattttatttatttgtttgagacagtgagaatgagagagagagagcatgagatgggggagggtcagagggagaagcagactccctgccgagcagggagcccgatgcgggactcgatcccgggactccaggatcatgacctgagccgaaggcagtcgcttaaccgactgagccacccaggcgccctgttttctaaacatttctaGTGGTATTCCTCCCCTTTGTATCCCCAGACCCTATCCTTCTCTTTAGCCCATCTAAGCCTCATGTTGCCTGGCTGTCTTCAGAATCTCATGTCTGTGCGGATTCCTCATATGTACCAAACTAGATTtggttttctcttgttaatctgtcttatgtcaatttgattctcagtctagctagaaggaccttgaagggaaGAGGACATATCTTCCTCCTTGACATGGGCATGGTCAGGCTCTGCAGTGATAATTGTAGGTGTAAATGTAGTCGTGAGCAAGAGTCAATGAGGAAATATTGCAACTTCCAACATGAACTACATGGCATATTGATGAAAGTTAACcatggaaggagaaggagaatttGACCACTCAAGTGAAATGGACAAACTAGAAAGACACTAACTGATTCAAGAAGAATTAGGAAATCTGAAAAGACctataacaaataaagaaattaaattaataattaaaactcttcccacaaagaaatctCCGGGCCAAAGATGGCTTCATTTGTGAATTGtatcaaatgtttaaattatcaaattatttCAGAACATAGAGGAGGAGGGGAATccaactcattccatgaggccagtatgtccctgataccaaagccaaagacatcacaagaaaaactaCAGTCAAATATTCCTCAGGAACATAGAGGCCAAcatattaacaaactgaatccagataaaacaaatatataagaaagattatacaccatgacccaGTGGGATatatctcaggaatgcaagatTAGTTTAACATCCCAAAATCAATGTAATTGTGTCATTTTCCAACACTAATAATTTTCCAA
Proteins encoded in this region:
- the LOC110572508 gene encoding NADH dehydrogenase [ubiquinone] 1 subunit C1, mitochondrial-like — protein: MALPALLHPFSKLLAPAKAPKRLFSAKFYIREPPHDRPDWLKVGLTLGTSVFLWIYLIRQHNEDVLEYKRSNGSE